GAAAGAAGAGCGTGTGGCAGCAAGCAAAATCCTGAATGGTCCTAAAGCAGCTGCATTTGACGGCGACAAAGCCGAGTTCATTGAAAATGTGCGCAAAGCGCTGTTTGCAAGCAAAATCGTATCCTACGCTCAAGGCTTTGCACAGCTTCGCGTGGCATCCGATGAGTACGGCTGGAACCTGCAATACGGCAACCTCGCTAAAATTTGGCGCGGCGGCTGCATTATCCGTTCCCGTTTCTTGCAGAACATCACGGATGCATATGAGAACAATCCTGAGCTGAAGAACCTGCTGCTGGATCCGTTCTTTACCAATATTATTGAATCCTATCAAGATGCATGGCGTAAGGTTGTTGCTTCCGCAGTATCCTTGGGCATCCCGGTTCCTGGGTTCTCCAGCGCGCTTGCATACTACGATAGCTATCGCACCGCAAACCTGCCAGCGAACCTGCTGCAGGCTCAGCGTGACTACTTTGGAGCTCACACGTTTAAACGTGTGGACAAAGAAGGAACCTTCCACTATAACTGGATGGATTAATTCTGCTCTATCTATGGCAGCATGAATACCATCCTCCCTGGATGAATTAATCCTGCTCTTTTACGGGAGTGTGAATGCCATTCCCCCTGGATGGATCAATTTCACTCTCGGATGTAGGATGAATTCCGTTCGTCGGAGGAGAAGCCGGAGATTCAACCATGCGGGCTTGAGAAGGGGAGTGCGCCTCCGCCAGCTCAGGGAGTCCGTGCATGGCTTCTAAAAGACAGGTGCGGATGTCGTGGTTCTTCGTATGGATGTGGTTTCCGCTTCCGAGCAAGAGAAGCGCGGCTTCGCAATAACTGTTGTAATTTTGCAGCAAACGTGGCTTTGAAAGATCCAGCAGTGCAGGATCCTTCAGAGCCACTTTTTTTTGGACAAAATGAAGCACCCAGGTCACATCTTCGCGGCATAGCGGGTAGGATGGGTCGAGGATCCGGCGGATGCGCTTGGCAGCGGAAGAGAGGCCAGTTGGACGAAAAGACATAATGGATTTCACTCCTTTCTTCTAATCTTGTATTCTTGTAATTAGTATATGACAATAGGGAACCAGATAGACTCGATAAAATTGGAGCATTACTTGGGGTTACTCACGTAACAGCAACCTAACAGTAATTTAGAGAGTTAGGTCCATTGTCGAAAGATTTGGGGCTGTGGTATGATATGAGCAACCTTTACAGTGAAGCAGCAAATGGGGTGTCAAATTGGATAAGATAGGTAAGAACATTATTCTGATCGGGATGATGGGCACGGGCAAGTCAACCGTAGGGCGTCTTCTGGCAGAAACGCTCGGCTACACCCTGATCGATCTGGATGGGGAAATTGAGAGGATGGAAGGCAGAACGATTTCCGAGATGTTTGAAGCGGATGGAGAGCCGTATTTTCGTGAGGCTGAATCTGTCGCACTGCGCACGGTATTGCAACGGAAAGGCATTGTTGTAGCGTCCGGCGGAGGGGCTGTGCTTCGTTCCGAGAATTGTGACCAGATGAAACGTGATGGCTGGGTCGTCGCTCTAACAGCGGATGCTGCTAGCATCGTCGAACGGGTACGGGGTGATGCCAATCGGCCGCTGCTTGCGGGTGATGTCGAAGAAAGAGTTCGGCGTATCCTGGATGAACGAAAGGACAAATACCTGTTTGCGGATGTCATAGTGGATACGGTTGGCCGATCTGCAGGGGAAGTGGCGACTGACATTTTAACGCATTACCGCGGCTAAGATGGTCAGCGAACGGGTTTGGCGTGATGATTTTGAATCAGTCTCTATGGGTGAATCTGGGGATCGCATTCGGATTGGAATAAGCAAAAAAAGGCGGGGATAACGATCATCCCTCACCTTTCATAGCTGGTTTATTCTTCATCGTCATGCCACTGAAGCATGCCGCCCTTCATATTGATTATATTAGTCAAGCCTTGGTGATTCAAAAATTCGCATACGTGTTGACTGCGTCCGCCGCTGCGGCAGATGAAGACAACCTCTTGATCGCGTGGAATTTCGTCCAGGCGATTCGGGATCTCGCCCATCGGAATATGCTTGGCACCGCTGATCATGCCGGCGGCAACTTCCTCATCCTCCCGGACATCAATCATGTATACATTTTCGCCGTTTTGAAGCCGGCTTCTAAGCTCCGTTGTTTCCATTTGAGGGATCGGTTTCATCATATAGACCTCTTTTCTGATAATAAATGATTAAGATCGTAACGATCTGTATTTCCAGTTCACATGAACTATGATAACCAAGCGGTTCTTTCCCTGTCAATTTATCCTAAGGGAGATTTCAAGGTTGGTTTATCGTAACATAATATATACAAGGAGAGATACATACGATGGATGTAATCGTCAAGCCTACGCCTATACTAAACGGAGAGATTGGAGCGTTATCCTCCAAGAACTATACAACCCGTTACCTGCTGGTGGCTGCACTTGCGGAAGGAACAAGCACGATCTATTACCCAGCTCATAGCGAGGATAGCGATGCCATGAGACGCTGTATCCGGGATCTCGGAGCCGTGATCGAGGAGGACGAGGAGAAGGCGGTTATTACGGGCTTTGGCAAATCGCCCCGGGATGTGAAGGAGCTGAATGTCGGTAATGCCGGTGCTGTATTGCGTTTCCTGATGGGCGTTACGGCATTATCTAAAGAGGTTACTTTCGTCAATACCTATCCGGATTCACTGGGCAAACGTCCTCACGATGATCTCATTGAGACGCTTGGTCAATTGGGTGTGGAAGTGGAGCATAACGAAGGCAAACTGCCGATCACGATTCGTGGCGGTCAACCTAAGGGCGGAAAGCTCACTGTTTCTGGCGAAGTGAGTTCGCAGTACTTAAGCGCACTGCTGTTCTTAACGCCACTGCTTGCTGAAGACAGCGAGATTACCGTTACCGGAGATTTGAAATCCAAGGTCGTTATCGGTCAGACCCTGGAAGTGCTGGAGCAGGCGGGCATTACCATTCACGCAGCGGATGATTATACATTCTTCCGGGTTCCTGGCGGTCAATCCTATGAAGCGAAGACCTATACGGTTCAAGGTGATTATCCGGGCTCTGCTGCTGTCCTGGCGGCGGCTGCGGTTACGCAGTCGGATGTAACCATCCGCAATCTGTCAGAGGACAGCAAGCAGGGAGAGCGGGCCATTATTGACGTCCTCCGGATGATGGAGGTTCCGCTCACACACGAGAACGGAAATGTCCATGTACAGGGCAATCGTACCCTGAAAGCATTGGAATTTGACGGAGATGCAGCGACGGATGCGGTGCTTGCTATGGTAGCGGCAGCTGTGTTTGCGGAAGGGACCTCCCGATTCTACAATGTGGAGAATCTCCGCTATAAGGAATGCGACCGGATTACGGATTATTTGAACGAATTGCGGAAAGCCGGAGCCAACGTTGAGGAACGCCAGGCAGAGATCATCGTTCACGGCCGTCCTGAAGGCGTCGAAGGTGGCGTTGAGATCAATGCCCATTATGATCATCGGGTGATCATGGCTCTGACGGTGGTCGGGCTTCGCGCACATCAGCCGATCCGGATTAAGGACGCGCATCATGTGGCCAAGTCGTACCCGCAATATTTTGATCACATGAAGGCGCTTGGAGCCAACGTGGAATGGGTAAAATAAAGAAATAGCCAAGCAGCTCGTCTATTACGAATGGAGAGGTGGTCATGAAGCATGGCATTTGAAAATCCTACGCGTGAAGAAATCGCGGATATTTTGCGAAACGCAGGCAATATTGCTGTTGTCGGTCTGTCTGATCGGCCGGATCGTACATCCCATATGGTTTCTGCTGCGATGCAAAAGCGCGGGTACCGGATTATCCCGGTTAACCCTGGTGCAACAGAAATACTCGGGGAGAAAAGTTATCCATCCCTGAAGGACATTCCGGAGCCGATCCATATCGTTAATGTATTTAGACGCAGTGAATACTGTGCCGATGTGGCGCGGGAAGCTGCCGAGATTGGCGCCAA
Above is a window of Paenibacillus sp. FSL K6-1330 DNA encoding:
- a CDS encoding shikimate kinase, with protein sequence MMGTGKSTVGRLLAETLGYTLIDLDGEIERMEGRTISEMFEADGEPYFREAESVALRTVLQRKGIVVASGGGAVLRSENCDQMKRDGWVVALTADAASIVERVRGDANRPLLAGDVEERVRRILDERKDKYLFADVIVDTVGRSAGEVATDILTHYRG
- a CDS encoding rhodanese-like domain-containing protein, whose protein sequence is MKPIPQMETTELRSRLQNGENVYMIDVREDEEVAAGMISGAKHIPMGEIPNRLDEIPRDQEVVFICRSGGRSQHVCEFLNHQGLTNIINMKGGMLQWHDDEE
- the aroA gene encoding 3-phosphoshikimate 1-carboxyvinyltransferase translates to MDVIVKPTPILNGEIGALSSKNYTTRYLLVAALAEGTSTIYYPAHSEDSDAMRRCIRDLGAVIEEDEEKAVITGFGKSPRDVKELNVGNAGAVLRFLMGVTALSKEVTFVNTYPDSLGKRPHDDLIETLGQLGVEVEHNEGKLPITIRGGQPKGGKLTVSGEVSSQYLSALLFLTPLLAEDSEITVTGDLKSKVVIGQTLEVLEQAGITIHAADDYTFFRVPGGQSYEAKTYTVQGDYPGSAAVLAAAAVTQSDVTIRNLSEDSKQGERAIIDVLRMMEVPLTHENGNVHVQGNRTLKALEFDGDAATDAVLAMVAAAVFAEGTSRFYNVENLRYKECDRITDYLNELRKAGANVEERQAEIIVHGRPEGVEGGVEINAHYDHRVIMALTVVGLRAHQPIRIKDAHHVAKSYPQYFDHMKALGANVEWVK
- a CDS encoding CoA-binding protein — translated: MAFENPTREEIADILRNAGNIAVVGLSDRPDRTSHMVSAAMQKRGYRIIPVNPGATEILGEKSYPSLKDIPEPIHIVNVFRRSEYCADVAREAAEIGAKVLWLQQGIISEEAAAIAEKSDMIAIMDRCIKVEDSIALGGR